Proteins encoded in a region of the Planctomycetia bacterium genome:
- the sig gene encoding DNA-directed RNA polymerase sigma-70 factor — protein sequence MEPVEEPVRWSDPRAVAACVEAHRPRLVAFIAQRMSPGLRQRLDPDDVVQEVSLAAVRPADAAAPLDGPRRDPFGWLCHVAEQRIIDAHRRHFGAAKRDAGREISINAPLRGADGDEAGGLASLLAVSMTTPSQAFSRDAREYRLKRVIETLPEEQQAAIRMRYVDGLTTKDIAGRIGKSDVAVRVMLSRTVQKLQQLLGE from the coding sequence ATGGAGCCCGTGGAAGAACCTGTCCGGTGGAGCGACCCCCGCGCCGTGGCAGCCTGCGTCGAGGCGCATCGTCCCCGGCTGGTGGCCTTCATCGCCCAGCGGATGTCGCCGGGCCTGCGGCAGCGGCTCGACCCCGACGACGTCGTCCAGGAGGTGAGCCTGGCGGCGGTGCGGCCGGCCGACGCCGCCGCGCCCCTCGACGGCCCGCGCCGGGATCCCTTCGGCTGGCTCTGCCACGTGGCCGAGCAGCGGATCATCGACGCCCACCGGCGACACTTCGGCGCCGCCAAGCGGGATGCCGGCCGCGAGATCTCGATCAACGCGCCGCTGCGGGGTGCCGACGGCGACGAGGCCGGAGGGCTGGCGTCGCTCCTGGCCGTGAGCATGACCACGCCGAGCCAGGCGTTTTCCCGCGATGCCCGCGAGTATCGGCTCAAGCGGGTGATCGAAACGCTGCCCGAAGAACAGCAGGCGGCGATCCGCATGCGGTATGTGGACGGCCTGACCACGAAGGACATCGCCGGGCGGATCGGCAAGTCGGACGTGGCCGTCCGCGTGATGCTGTCGCGGACCGTGCAGAAGCTCCAGCAGCTCCTTGGGGAATGA
- the ppkA gene encoding protein kinase: MTVAIEQTAAWNVVAERLEAFIAAWESGSEPALAPFLPEASPTLRRLVLVELVKVDLDFRIRSGRAARVEDYLADHPEIADAAGPPVELVCEEYHLRKSRGEGIDLAELCGRFPGRAAELRRWLAGTERTITTSLAADIVRAEFQPGHTVDDFHVLAEVGRGAFATVYLARQISIGRIVALKVSGDRGDEARTLAQLDHPHIVRIYDQRRLEAAADRPRMRLVYEQFLPGGTLAQVVDRVRRTPARDRCGAILVEAVREAAASSGLGLASDSPTLAASARTSWPAVVVRIGIQLADALAHAHAAGVLHRDVKPANVLLGADGSVHLGDFNTSSLASHPAHGPAAYFGGSLAYMSPEHLEAFDPGHERSPDELDGRTDLFSLAALLAELLTGRRPFQDAPAGGDVSGAIADMLARRQRGEHTIDVAAADPAAVALAELLGECLAADRECRPGSGREMARRLALVGQPRARGLLGLPRGGWRRFARARPFVAASACMTLPNLIMAIANNMHQRRIIDASYATADLAPRHADALRAFHVAGAIVNVIVIPLAIWIGWRVWAGIVPRLRGTAPPIDAAELERLRRRTLFCADRLTWIAVSLWIACGVGGLILFAAQVGWPPLPMRWLFLQSASVCALMAAAYTFFLVTLLVLRSFYPALLDRATDHDDEAALVAVGRRSGWYLLMAGGGPLLTMGLMFLLGSDDRPALVLLTCAGLVGLAFSFWAHGEIGADVAALITAGRPANGAVTESRSRVAVRRDDSWRP; the protein is encoded by the coding sequence GTGACCGTCGCGATCGAACAGACCGCCGCCTGGAACGTGGTGGCCGAGCGGCTCGAGGCCTTCATCGCCGCCTGGGAATCCGGCTCCGAGCCGGCGCTGGCCCCATTTCTCCCGGAGGCGTCCCCAACTCTGCGCCGGCTCGTGCTCGTCGAACTCGTGAAGGTCGATCTCGACTTTCGGATTCGCAGCGGCCGGGCGGCCCGGGTCGAGGACTACCTCGCCGATCATCCGGAGATCGCCGATGCCGCGGGCCCGCCCGTCGAACTCGTCTGCGAGGAGTATCACCTGCGCAAGTCCCGGGGTGAAGGGATCGACCTCGCCGAGCTCTGCGGGCGGTTCCCCGGCCGCGCGGCGGAACTGAGACGCTGGCTGGCGGGGACCGAGCGGACGATCACGACGAGCCTCGCGGCCGACATCGTCCGCGCGGAATTCCAGCCCGGCCATACCGTGGACGACTTTCATGTGCTCGCCGAGGTCGGGCGCGGAGCCTTCGCCACCGTCTACCTGGCCCGTCAGATCTCGATCGGCCGGATCGTGGCCCTCAAGGTCTCGGGCGACCGGGGCGACGAAGCCCGTACGCTCGCCCAGCTCGACCATCCGCACATCGTGCGGATCTACGACCAGCGGCGGCTCGAGGCCGCCGCCGATCGCCCACGGATGCGGCTGGTCTACGAGCAGTTCCTGCCCGGCGGCACGCTCGCCCAGGTCGTGGACCGGGTGCGGCGCACACCAGCCCGTGATCGCTGTGGCGCGATCCTCGTCGAGGCGGTGCGGGAGGCCGCCGCGAGTTCGGGGCTCGGGCTGGCCAGCGATTCGCCGACGCTGGCGGCCAGCGCCCGGACGTCGTGGCCGGCCGTGGTCGTCCGCATCGGCATCCAGCTCGCCGACGCGCTCGCGCACGCGCACGCGGCGGGTGTCCTGCACCGCGACGTCAAGCCGGCCAACGTCCTGCTCGGTGCCGACGGCAGCGTGCACCTCGGCGACTTCAACACGAGCTCCCTGGCCAGCCATCCGGCGCACGGCCCGGCCGCCTACTTCGGGGGCAGCCTGGCCTACATGTCGCCCGAGCACCTCGAGGCCTTCGACCCGGGGCACGAGCGGTCGCCGGACGAACTCGACGGGCGGACCGACCTGTTTTCGCTCGCCGCCCTGCTCGCCGAACTGCTCACCGGCCGGCGGCCGTTCCAGGATGCGCCGGCCGGCGGCGACGTGTCAGGGGCCATCGCCGACATGCTCGCCCGCCGGCAGCGTGGGGAGCACACGATCGACGTCGCGGCGGCCGATCCCGCGGCCGTGGCGCTCGCCGAACTGCTCGGAGAGTGCCTGGCGGCCGACCGTGAGTGCCGGCCGGGGTCGGGGCGCGAGATGGCGCGGCGGCTCGCGCTCGTGGGCCAGCCGCGGGCCCGCGGCCTGCTCGGCCTGCCGCGCGGAGGCTGGCGCCGGTTCGCCCGCGCGCGGCCATTCGTCGCGGCGAGCGCGTGCATGACGCTGCCCAACCTGATCATGGCGATCGCCAACAACATGCACCAGCGTCGGATCATCGACGCCAGCTACGCGACTGCGGACCTCGCGCCGCGGCACGCCGATGCGCTGCGGGCCTTCCACGTTGCCGGGGCGATCGTCAACGTGATCGTGATTCCGCTGGCGATCTGGATCGGCTGGCGCGTGTGGGCCGGGATCGTGCCGCGGCTGCGGGGCACCGCGCCGCCCATCGATGCGGCGGAGCTCGAGCGACTGCGGCGCCGGACCCTTTTCTGCGCCGACCGGTTGACCTGGATCGCGGTCAGCCTGTGGATCGCCTGCGGGGTCGGCGGCCTGATCCTGTTCGCCGCGCAGGTGGGCTGGCCGCCGCTGCCGATGCGCTGGCTGTTTCTGCAGTCGGCGTCCGTCTGCGCGCTGATGGCGGCGGCCTATACCTTCTTCCTGGTGACTCTGCTCGTGCTGCGGTCGTTCTACCCGGCGCTGCTCGATCGCGCGACCGACCACGACGACGAGGCCGCGCTCGTCGCCGTCGGCCGTCGCAGCGGCTGGTATCTGCTGATGGCCGGGGGCGGACCGCTCCTGACGATGGGCCTGATGTTTCTGCTCGGGTCCGACGACCGGCCGGCCTTGGTACTGCTCACCTGCGCCGGTCTCGTGGGGCTGGCCTTCAGCTTTTGGGCCCACGGCGAAATCGGCGCCGACGTCGCCGCCCTGATCACGGCGGGCCGCCCGGCCAATGGAGCCGTGACCGAAAGCCGGAGCCGGGTGGCGGTCCGGCGGGACGATTCGTGGCGCCCGTAG